Proteins from one Syngnathus scovelli strain Florida chromosome 17, RoL_Ssco_1.2, whole genome shotgun sequence genomic window:
- the ints15 gene encoding integrator complex subunit 15 isoform X3, translating to MGDIRQSLLPRDVLSAAKELLYHLDIYISNLVQSGRQPPQVDTKTLELVEEFILHAPKDRSALTRRMSALQELQLLEIMCSCFQEQSRDTVRQLMFSALFSLQGNQADDSRMGLLSKLVSMAVAVGRVPILECAATWLQRTHRVYCVRLAQVLVDDYCSMMPGSVPTLQNIHSASPRFCCQFITAVTTLYDFTSEELIPPLELLQMIASWIQDDPHLVLVTFLNTPLSGSQPLSSLDVTPLGGLVRWCVKAPLSYWRDKKQASVHSSSENEQEVTGLFSALHLSVLQVFVLLPNILNEKGIFGRLALLQMDSLASLVSDLSRQSDQADKHTHTHTSAADIHALTQLALDRLAQALQVAMANGALLCSREDLRAICSRLPHNK from the exons ATGGGGGACATCCGTCAGTCCTTATTGCCTCGCGATGTGCTGAGTGCTGCCAAGGAGCTGCTGTACCACTTGGACATCTACATCAGTAACCTTGTGCAATCGGGTCGGCAGCCCCCCCAAGTAGACACAAAGACCTTGGAGCTGGTTGAGGAATTCATTCTGCATGCACCGAAGGACAGAAGCGCATTGACCAGG AGAATGAGtgcacttcaggagcttcagctTCTGGAGATAATGTGCAGCTGTTTCCAGGAACAGAGCCGTGACACTGTTCGTCAGCTTATGTTCTCCGCCCTCTTCAGCCTCCAAGGAAACCAGGCAGATGACAGCCGCATGGGACTGCTAAGCAAGCTGGTTTCCATGGCGGTTGCTGTCGGCAGAGTTCCCATCTTAGAATGTGCTGCCACTTGGCTGCAG AGGACCCACCGTGTGTACTGCGTGCGCCTGGCTCAGGTGCTGGTGGACGACTACTGCAGCATGATGCCGGGTTCGGTGCCCACCTTACAGAATATCCACAGTGCCAGTCCACGCTTCTGCTGCCAGTTCATCACTGCTGTTACCACCCTCTATGACTTCACTTCAG aGGAACTCATCCCTCCTCTCGAGCTCCTCCAGATGATTGCGTCATGGATCCAAGATGACCCTCACCTCGTCCTGGTCACCTTCCTGAACACGCCTCTGTCTGGCAGCCAGCCACTCAGCTCACTTGATGTCACACCTCTGGGGGGCCTGGTGCGTTGGTGCGTCAAAGCCCCACTGAGTTACTGGCGGGACAAGAAGCAGGCCTCCGTACACAGCAGTTCTGAGAATGAACAGGAGGTGACGGGGCTTTTCTCTGCCCTGCATTTGAGTGTCCTACAG GTCTTTGTGCTCCTGCCAAACATACTCAACGAGAAAGGCATTTTTGGGCGTCTGGCCCTCCTTCAGATGGACTCCTTGGCCTCGCTCGTCTCCGACCTTTCTCGGCAATCGGACCAGGctgacaaacacacgcacacgcacacgtcaGCCGCTGATATACATGCGTTAACGCAGCTGGCTCTGGACCGGCTGGCTCAGGCCCTGCAAGTTGCCATGGCCAATGGCGCCTTGCTCTGCTCGAGAG AGGACCTGAGAGCCATCTGTTCACGCCTGCCGCACAACAAGTAA
- the ints15 gene encoding integrator complex subunit 15 isoform X1 — translation MGDIRQSLLPRDVLSAAKELLYHLDIYISNLVQSGRQPPQVDTKTLELVEEFILHAPKDRSALTRRMSALQELQLLEIMCSCFQEQSRDTVRQLMFSALFSLQGNQADDSRMGLLSKLVSMAVAVGRVPILECAATWLQRTHRVYCVRLAQVLVDDYCSMMPGSVPTLQNIHSASPRFCCQFITAVTTLYDFTSEELIPPLELLQMIASWIQDDPHLVLVTFLNTPLSGSQPLSSLDVTPLGGLVRWCVKAPLSYWRDKKQASVHSSSENEQEVTGLFSALHLSVLQVFVLLPNILNEKGIFGRLALLQMDSLASLVSDLSRQSDQADKHTHTHTSAADIHALTQLALDRLAQALQVAMANGALLCSREDLRAICSRLPHNNLLQLVLSGPVMYYNNIHTPPLAFSPHASHSPIASHPIHPAHAAPHTPLATLPSPHPNSHPQYPAQPFMTGMSFPFRPSH, via the exons ATGGGGGACATCCGTCAGTCCTTATTGCCTCGCGATGTGCTGAGTGCTGCCAAGGAGCTGCTGTACCACTTGGACATCTACATCAGTAACCTTGTGCAATCGGGTCGGCAGCCCCCCCAAGTAGACACAAAGACCTTGGAGCTGGTTGAGGAATTCATTCTGCATGCACCGAAGGACAGAAGCGCATTGACCAGG AGAATGAGtgcacttcaggagcttcagctTCTGGAGATAATGTGCAGCTGTTTCCAGGAACAGAGCCGTGACACTGTTCGTCAGCTTATGTTCTCCGCCCTCTTCAGCCTCCAAGGAAACCAGGCAGATGACAGCCGCATGGGACTGCTAAGCAAGCTGGTTTCCATGGCGGTTGCTGTCGGCAGAGTTCCCATCTTAGAATGTGCTGCCACTTGGCTGCAG AGGACCCACCGTGTGTACTGCGTGCGCCTGGCTCAGGTGCTGGTGGACGACTACTGCAGCATGATGCCGGGTTCGGTGCCCACCTTACAGAATATCCACAGTGCCAGTCCACGCTTCTGCTGCCAGTTCATCACTGCTGTTACCACCCTCTATGACTTCACTTCAG aGGAACTCATCCCTCCTCTCGAGCTCCTCCAGATGATTGCGTCATGGATCCAAGATGACCCTCACCTCGTCCTGGTCACCTTCCTGAACACGCCTCTGTCTGGCAGCCAGCCACTCAGCTCACTTGATGTCACACCTCTGGGGGGCCTGGTGCGTTGGTGCGTCAAAGCCCCACTGAGTTACTGGCGGGACAAGAAGCAGGCCTCCGTACACAGCAGTTCTGAGAATGAACAGGAGGTGACGGGGCTTTTCTCTGCCCTGCATTTGAGTGTCCTACAG GTCTTTGTGCTCCTGCCAAACATACTCAACGAGAAAGGCATTTTTGGGCGTCTGGCCCTCCTTCAGATGGACTCCTTGGCCTCGCTCGTCTCCGACCTTTCTCGGCAATCGGACCAGGctgacaaacacacgcacacgcacacgtcaGCCGCTGATATACATGCGTTAACGCAGCTGGCTCTGGACCGGCTGGCTCAGGCCCTGCAAGTTGCCATGGCCAATGGCGCCTTGCTCTGCTCGAGAG AGGACCTGAGAGCCATCTGTTCACGCCTGCCGCACAACAA TTTGCTCCAGCTGGTCTTGTCAGGCCCAGTGATGTactacaacaacatccacacacctCCTCTGGCCTTCAGCCCTCACGCGTCCCATTCTCCCATTGCCTCGCACCCCATCCACCCAGCACACGCCGCGCCGCACACGCCGCTGGCCACCCTTCCCTCGCCGCATCCCAACTCCCATCCTCAGTACCCAGCGCAGCCTTTCATGACCGGGATGTCGTTTCCCTTCCGACCGAGccactga
- the ints15 gene encoding integrator complex subunit 15 isoform X2: protein MGDIRQSLLPRDVLSAAKELLYHLDIYISNLVQSGRQPPQVDTKTLELVEEFILHAPKDRSALTRRMSALQELQLLEIMCSCFQEQSRDTVRQLMFSALFSLQGNQADDSRMGLLSKLVSMAVAVGRVPILECAATWLQVLVDDYCSMMPGSVPTLQNIHSASPRFCCQFITAVTTLYDFTSEELIPPLELLQMIASWIQDDPHLVLVTFLNTPLSGSQPLSSLDVTPLGGLVRWCVKAPLSYWRDKKQASVHSSSENEQEVTGLFSALHLSVLQVFVLLPNILNEKGIFGRLALLQMDSLASLVSDLSRQSDQADKHTHTHTSAADIHALTQLALDRLAQALQVAMANGALLCSREDLRAICSRLPHNNLLQLVLSGPVMYYNNIHTPPLAFSPHASHSPIASHPIHPAHAAPHTPLATLPSPHPNSHPQYPAQPFMTGMSFPFRPSH from the exons ATGGGGGACATCCGTCAGTCCTTATTGCCTCGCGATGTGCTGAGTGCTGCCAAGGAGCTGCTGTACCACTTGGACATCTACATCAGTAACCTTGTGCAATCGGGTCGGCAGCCCCCCCAAGTAGACACAAAGACCTTGGAGCTGGTTGAGGAATTCATTCTGCATGCACCGAAGGACAGAAGCGCATTGACCAGG AGAATGAGtgcacttcaggagcttcagctTCTGGAGATAATGTGCAGCTGTTTCCAGGAACAGAGCCGTGACACTGTTCGTCAGCTTATGTTCTCCGCCCTCTTCAGCCTCCAAGGAAACCAGGCAGATGACAGCCGCATGGGACTGCTAAGCAAGCTGGTTTCCATGGCGGTTGCTGTCGGCAGAGTTCCCATCTTAGAATGTGCTGCCACTTGGCTGCAG GTGCTGGTGGACGACTACTGCAGCATGATGCCGGGTTCGGTGCCCACCTTACAGAATATCCACAGTGCCAGTCCACGCTTCTGCTGCCAGTTCATCACTGCTGTTACCACCCTCTATGACTTCACTTCAG aGGAACTCATCCCTCCTCTCGAGCTCCTCCAGATGATTGCGTCATGGATCCAAGATGACCCTCACCTCGTCCTGGTCACCTTCCTGAACACGCCTCTGTCTGGCAGCCAGCCACTCAGCTCACTTGATGTCACACCTCTGGGGGGCCTGGTGCGTTGGTGCGTCAAAGCCCCACTGAGTTACTGGCGGGACAAGAAGCAGGCCTCCGTACACAGCAGTTCTGAGAATGAACAGGAGGTGACGGGGCTTTTCTCTGCCCTGCATTTGAGTGTCCTACAG GTCTTTGTGCTCCTGCCAAACATACTCAACGAGAAAGGCATTTTTGGGCGTCTGGCCCTCCTTCAGATGGACTCCTTGGCCTCGCTCGTCTCCGACCTTTCTCGGCAATCGGACCAGGctgacaaacacacgcacacgcacacgtcaGCCGCTGATATACATGCGTTAACGCAGCTGGCTCTGGACCGGCTGGCTCAGGCCCTGCAAGTTGCCATGGCCAATGGCGCCTTGCTCTGCTCGAGAG AGGACCTGAGAGCCATCTGTTCACGCCTGCCGCACAACAA TTTGCTCCAGCTGGTCTTGTCAGGCCCAGTGATGTactacaacaacatccacacacctCCTCTGGCCTTCAGCCCTCACGCGTCCCATTCTCCCATTGCCTCGCACCCCATCCACCCAGCACACGCCGCGCCGCACACGCCGCTGGCCACCCTTCCCTCGCCGCATCCCAACTCCCATCCTCAGTACCCAGCGCAGCCTTTCATGACCGGGATGTCGTTTCCCTTCCGACCGAGccactga